From Camelina sativa cultivar DH55 chromosome 7, Cs, whole genome shotgun sequence, one genomic window encodes:
- the LOC104701535 gene encoding scaffold attachment factor B2-like isoform X2 codes for MRSTYLQQQHKKGMGENRQIRSRSWNRMPTKRCRANGIREEFIVVDDDEVIILDFPDSSKSNASGTSRTGNKSILQRVISIDDDDDDDEEEEEEEEDETENVHKAGSSSSYPPAGNLQTSAEVDNDDCQFIQEKCASFRFTKCNQRFSTMPSSGIRFGLGSDTDSDFSDSDGSDCEILEGSRSEVREQWEHAAFLKKMKKPGKAGLSEEAGPSNLHCDTNFRPDLEKRTEQHDQTSFFSAAKNPDGGKTGLSEEAGPSNLHFDTRNPDGGKETSFTFFGTDGRIPDMAACFGSVEKDYCATSSFFNKEEFQGPSPLSPEIRVEHERFDTPSSHFTSSNEPIDQTSFKKVVEQPNKVQVQCGTSQSPEENPKKNTTYQPYTKEVEEEEDALKFSPPQTSAGDGVTTQSNGARGEHGISSLDQSREPIIDPIPSTSGQVQSSDGTAPVVDVMLNREMLKETDEYKKAQEEEWESRQRQLQIQAEEAQKQRKRRKLENTRQLEMERRQKERVEEVRETLKKDEESMNMKEKVRAELTKSLKQLEIRSLNMASLLRGLGIHVGGGTSPLPDEVHAAYKRAVLKFHPDRASRGDIKQQVEAEEKFKLIVRMKDKF; via the exons ATGCGTTCCACGTATTTACAGCAGCAGCATAAGAAAGGAATGGGAGAGAATCGTCAGATTAGATCACGTTCTTGGAATAGAATGCCAACTAAAAGATGCAGGGCAAATGGGATTAGGGAGGAGtttattgttgttgatgatgatgaggttaTCATTCTTGATTTTCCCGATTCATCTAAAAGCAATGCTTCTGGCACTTCAAGAACTGGAAATAAGTCTATTTTGCAGAGAGTGATTAGtattgacgatgatgatgatgatgatgaggaggaggaggaggaggaggaggatgagacAGAAAATGTTCATAAAGCTGGGAGTAGTTCAAGTTACCCTCCTGCGGGTAACTTGCAAACATCTGCGGAAGTGGATAATGATGATTGCCAATTCATTCAGGAAAAGTGTGCTAGTTTTAGATTTACAAAATGCAACCAGCGTTTCTCTACAATGCCCTCTTCTGGAATTCGATTTGGTTTAGGTTCTGATACTGACAGTGACTTTTCCGACAGCGACGGTTCTGATTGTGAGATTTTAGAAGGGTCTCGTAGTGAGGTCCGTGAGCAGTGGGAACATGCAGCtttcttgaaaaaaatgaagaaacctGGTAAAGCTGGTCTGAGTGAGGAGGCTGGTCCTTCAAATCTCCACTGTGACACTAATTTCAGGCCTGATCTTGAAAAGAGAACTGAACAACATGATCAAACATCTTTCTTCTCTGCTGCCAAAAATCCAGATGGTGGAAAAACTGGTCTGAGTGAGGAGGCTGGTCCTTCAAATCTCCACTTTGACACTAGAAATCCAGATGGTGGTAAAGAAAcctcttttactttctttggAACCGATGGTAGAATTCCTGATATGGCGGCTTGCTTTGGCTCGGTGGAGAAAGACTACTGTGCTACTTCTAGTTTTTTCAATAAAGAGGAGTTTCAGGGACCATCCCCACTGTCACCCGAAATACGAGTTGAACATGAAAGGTTTGATACACCATCAAGTCATTTTACTTCGTCAAATGAACCGATAGATCAAACTAGTTTCAAAAAAGTTGTAGAACAACCAAACAAAGTTCAAGTTCAATGTGGAACTTCACAGTCGCCCGAAGAGAATCCAAAGAAAAATACCACATATCAACCTTATACCaaggaagttgaagaagaagaagacgcctTAAAATTTTCTCCGCCACAGACTTCTGCTGGGGATGGAGTTACAACGCAAAGTAATGGAGCCAGGGGTGAGCACGGGATCTCGAGTTTAGATCAATCAAGAGAACCGATCATTGATCCTATTCCATCTACAAGTGGACAAGTGCAAAGTAGTGACGGTACAGCTCCTGTAGTCGATGTCATGCTTAACAGAGAAATGTTAAAGGAGACTGATGAATACAAgaaagcacaagaagaagaatgggaGTCCAGGCAACGACAATTACAAATCCAG GCAGAAGAAGCTCAGAAGCAACGTAAGAGAAGAAAGTTAGAGAACACGCGACAGTTGGAGATGGAAAGAAGGCAAAAGGAGAGGGTAGAGGAAGTGAGAGAGACACTGAAGAAG GATGAAGAAAGCATGAACATGAAGGAGAAAGTCCGTGCAGAATTAACCAAATCACTTAAACAGCTGGAAATCAGGAGCTTGAACATGGCATCGCTGCTTCGAGGCTTAGGGATTCATGTTGGTGGCGGGACATCTCCTCTGCCAGATGAG GTACATGCAGCGTACAAACGAGCTGTATTAAAATTTCATCCGGACAGAGCATCAAGAGGTGACATTAAACAGCAAgttgaagcagaagaaaaatTCAAGCTTATTGTACGCATGAAGGACAAATTTTGA
- the LOC104701533 gene encoding ACT domain-containing protein ACR4 has translation MDVSMSFSQDMDNEYEKLIRRMNPPRVVIDNDSSKKATVIRVDSANEYGILLEVVQILTDLNLTISKAYISSDGGWFMDVFNVTDQDGNKVTDEVVLDYIQKSLGPEACFSTSLRSVGVIPSTDSTVIELTGCDRPGLLSELSAVLTHLKCSVLSAEVWTHNTRAAAVMHVTDDLTGCGVSDPERLSRIKNLLRNVLKGSNTPREAKTLVSHGEVHTDRRLHQMMFEDRDYELRVVDDDSSIQDERQRPDVCVDNWLDKDYSVVTVRCKDRPKLLFDTVCTLTDMQYVVFHGSVDTEGTEAYQEYYVRHIDGSPVKSEAEKQRVIQCLEAAIKRRVSEGLKLELCTTDRVGLLSNVTRIFRENSLTVTRAEVKTKGGKALNTFYVSDASGYSIDAKTIDSIRQTIGQTILKVKNNPQEQQQRQKSPSHDSPTRFLFGGLFKSKSFVNFGLVRSYS, from the exons ATGG ATGTTAGCATGAGTTTTTCACAAGATATGGATAATGAGTATGAGAAACTAATAAGAAGAATGAATCCACCGAg GGTTGTGATTGATAATGACTCTTCCAAGAAGGCAACTGTGATAagg gTTGATAGTGCAAATGAATATGGGATTCTTCTTGAAGTTGTACAAATCCTTACTGATCTTAACCTGACTATCTCCAAGGCTTACATATCTTCTGATGGTGGTTGGTTCATGGATG TATTTAATGTCACCGACCAAGATGGTAACAAAGTTACTGATGAAGTTGTTCTAGACTATATCCAAAAA TCTCTTGGTCCTGAAGCTTGTTTCTCTACTTCCCTGAGATCTGTTGGTGTCATACCATCAACAGACAGCACTGTTATCGAGTTAACCGGATGTGACAGACCAGGGTTGCTGTCTGAACTGTCAGCTGTTCTGACCCATCTCAAATGCAGTGTCCTAAGTGCCGAGGTTTGGACACACAACACTAGAGCAGCTGCTGTGATGCATGTGACAGATGACTTAACCGGGTGTGGCGTTTCTGATCCAGAGAGGTTGTCTCGGATCAAGAACCTTCTCAGAAATGTGCTTAAGGGAAGCAACACACCAAGGGAAGCCAAAACCTTAGTTTCTCACGGAGAGGTTCACACAGATAGGAGACTTCATCAGATGATGTTTGAAGATAGAGACTATGAACTCCGTGTGGTGGACGATGATTCCTCAATCCAAGATGAAAGGCAAAGACCAGATGTTTGTGTTGATAATTGGCTTGATAAGGATTACTCTGTGGTGACAGTTAGATGTAAAGACAGACCAAAGCTTCTGTTCGACACAGTCTGCACTTTGACTGATATGCAGTATGTGGTTTTCCATGGAAGTGTTGATACTGAGGGCACAGAGGCATATCAG GAGTATTATGTGAGACATATAGATGGATCCCCTGTAAAATCAGAGGCAGAGAAGCAAAGAGTCATACAGTGTCTTGAAGCAGCTATCAAAAGAAGAGTATCTGAG GGATTGAAGTTGGAACTGTGCACCACGGATAGAGTAGGCTTATTGTCAAACGTGACTCGCATATTCCGTGAAAACAGCCTAACGGTCACAAGAGCTGAAGTGAAAACCAAAGGAGGCAAAGCTCTAAACACATTCTATGTCAGTGATGCATCTGGTTACTCAATCGATGCCAAGACCATAGATTCCATAAGACAAACCATAGGCCAAACTATCCTTAAAGTCAAGAACAACCCTCAAGAGCAACAACAAAGACAGAAATCGCCTTCTCACGATTCCCCTACAAGGTTTCTCTTTGGAGGTCTCTTCAAGTCGAAATCTTTTGTCAACTTTGGTTTGGTCCGGTCATACTCTTGA
- the LOC109125537 gene encoding uncharacterized protein LOC109125537: MEDSGRGGDHFPGFEMRVHNDNCVFRRSLSCRLQRRAPCPLLLPPIPPPSSSTEAPSTTSAVSVSAFCQNGTDPIPLLSPLVLPSMLQPNPTTTSH; the protein is encoded by the coding sequence atggAGGATTCAGGGCGTGGAGGAGATCATTTTCCAGGTTTTGAGATGAGAGTTCACAACGACAATTGTGTTTTCCGGCGATCTCTTAGCTGCCGGCTTCAGAGACGAGCTCCTTGTCCTCTCCTCTTACCACCAAtacctcctccttcttcttccacgGAGGCTCCTTCTACGACCAGCGCCGTTTCTGTGTCTGCGTTTTGTCAAAACGGCACAGATCCGATCCCTCTCTTGTCTCCTCTCGTCCTTCCTTCAATGCTTCAACCTAATCCAACCACCACCTCTcactaa
- the LOC104701535 gene encoding scaffold attachment factor B2-like isoform X1 gives MRSTYLQQQHKKGMGENRQIRSRSWNRMPTKRCRANGIREEFIVVDDDEVIILDFPDSSKSNASGTSRTGNKSILQRVISIDDDDDDDEEEEEEEEDETENVHKAGSSSSYPPAGNLQTSAEVDNDDCQFIQEKCASFRFTKCNQRFSTMPSSGIRFGLGSDTDSDFSDSDGSDCEILEGSRSEVREQWEHAAFLKKMKKPGKAGLSEEAGPSNLHCDTNFRPDLEKRTEQHDQTSFFSAAKNPDGGKTGLSEEAGPSNLHFDTRNPDGGKETSFTFFGTDGRIPDMAACFGSVEKDYCATSSFFNKEEFQGPSPLSPEIRVEHERFDTPSSHFTSSNEPIDQTSFKKVVEQPNKVQVQCGTSQSPEENPKKNTTYQPYTKEVEEEEDALKFSPPQTSAGDGVTTQSNGARGEHGISSLDQSREPIIDPIPSTSGQVQSSDGTAPVVDVMLNREMLKETDEYKKAQEEEWESRQRQLQIQAEEAQKQRKRRKLENTRQLEMERRQKERVEEVRETLKKDEESMNMKEKVRAELTKSLKQLEIRCLNMASLLRGLGIHVGGGTSPLPDEVHAAYKRAVLKFHPDRASRGDIKQQVEAEEKFKLIVRMKDKF, from the exons ATGCGTTCCACGTATTTACAGCAGCAGCATAAGAAAGGAATGGGAGAGAATCGTCAGATTAGATCACGTTCTTGGAATAGAATGCCAACTAAAAGATGCAGGGCAAATGGGATTAGGGAGGAGtttattgttgttgatgatgatgaggttaTCATTCTTGATTTTCCCGATTCATCTAAAAGCAATGCTTCTGGCACTTCAAGAACTGGAAATAAGTCTATTTTGCAGAGAGTGATTAGtattgacgatgatgatgatgatgatgaggaggaggaggaggaggaggaggatgagacAGAAAATGTTCATAAAGCTGGGAGTAGTTCAAGTTACCCTCCTGCGGGTAACTTGCAAACATCTGCGGAAGTGGATAATGATGATTGCCAATTCATTCAGGAAAAGTGTGCTAGTTTTAGATTTACAAAATGCAACCAGCGTTTCTCTACAATGCCCTCTTCTGGAATTCGATTTGGTTTAGGTTCTGATACTGACAGTGACTTTTCCGACAGCGACGGTTCTGATTGTGAGATTTTAGAAGGGTCTCGTAGTGAGGTCCGTGAGCAGTGGGAACATGCAGCtttcttgaaaaaaatgaagaaacctGGTAAAGCTGGTCTGAGTGAGGAGGCTGGTCCTTCAAATCTCCACTGTGACACTAATTTCAGGCCTGATCTTGAAAAGAGAACTGAACAACATGATCAAACATCTTTCTTCTCTGCTGCCAAAAATCCAGATGGTGGAAAAACTGGTCTGAGTGAGGAGGCTGGTCCTTCAAATCTCCACTTTGACACTAGAAATCCAGATGGTGGTAAAGAAAcctcttttactttctttggAACCGATGGTAGAATTCCTGATATGGCGGCTTGCTTTGGCTCGGTGGAGAAAGACTACTGTGCTACTTCTAGTTTTTTCAATAAAGAGGAGTTTCAGGGACCATCCCCACTGTCACCCGAAATACGAGTTGAACATGAAAGGTTTGATACACCATCAAGTCATTTTACTTCGTCAAATGAACCGATAGATCAAACTAGTTTCAAAAAAGTTGTAGAACAACCAAACAAAGTTCAAGTTCAATGTGGAACTTCACAGTCGCCCGAAGAGAATCCAAAGAAAAATACCACATATCAACCTTATACCaaggaagttgaagaagaagaagacgcctTAAAATTTTCTCCGCCACAGACTTCTGCTGGGGATGGAGTTACAACGCAAAGTAATGGAGCCAGGGGTGAGCACGGGATCTCGAGTTTAGATCAATCAAGAGAACCGATCATTGATCCTATTCCATCTACAAGTGGACAAGTGCAAAGTAGTGACGGTACAGCTCCTGTAGTCGATGTCATGCTTAACAGAGAAATGTTAAAGGAGACTGATGAATACAAgaaagcacaagaagaagaatgggaGTCCAGGCAACGACAATTACAAATCCAG GCAGAAGAAGCTCAGAAGCAACGTAAGAGAAGAAAGTTAGAGAACACGCGACAGTTGGAGATGGAAAGAAGGCAAAAGGAGAGGGTAGAGGAAGTGAGAGAGACACTGAAGAAG GATGAAGAAAGCATGAACATGAAGGAGAAAGTCCGTGCAGAATTAACCAAATCACTTAAACAGCTGGAAATCAGATGCTTGAACATGGCATCGCTGCTTCGAGGCTTAGGGATTCATGTTGGTGGCGGGACATCTCCTCTGCCAGATGAG GTACATGCAGCGTACAAACGAGCTGTATTAAAATTTCATCCGGACAGAGCATCAAGAGGTGACATCAAACAGCAAgttgaagcagaagaaaaatTCAAGCTTATTGTACGCATGAAGGACAAATTTTGA